The following proteins are co-located in the Deltaproteobacteria bacterium HGW-Deltaproteobacteria-2 genome:
- a CDS encoding 3-oxoacyl-ACP synthase III, with amino-acid sequence MKFKNVVISSFAYHLPDQIMTSEEIEDRLAPLYQRLKLPCGRIELMTGIKERRFWPPGTRPSDLSTQAARNLFGKKIVKPENIDLLIHASVCRDFLEPPTSSIVHHNLGLRPETIIFDLSNACLGVMSSIVVAANMIENNVVKHALIVSGENGSPLLLQTIEQLLKDDNLTRKSIKKYIANLTIGSAAVAYTVSHKDDVNGGHLLLGGASLADSSANVLCHGDGNTSSLMMETDSEELMQSGVALAKKTWEETKRELGWTNEDVDCFVGHQVGVAHETLLKQTLKLENCPTFTTYQYLGNTGASALPITLNIFDEQKGIPQGSNVGLLGIGSGLNSVMLGVKW; translated from the coding sequence ATGAAGTTTAAGAATGTCGTTATTTCTTCTTTTGCCTATCATCTTCCTGATCAAATAATGACCTCTGAAGAGATTGAAGACAGGCTCGCTCCTTTGTATCAACGCCTCAAACTTCCCTGCGGCCGGATAGAGTTGATGACCGGAATCAAAGAAAGACGTTTTTGGCCTCCGGGAACAAGGCCCAGCGATTTATCTACTCAGGCGGCCAGAAATTTGTTTGGGAAAAAAATAGTTAAACCGGAGAACATCGATCTTTTAATTCATGCCTCTGTCTGCCGTGATTTTCTTGAACCTCCGACATCCTCGATTGTTCATCATAACTTAGGGCTGCGGCCGGAAACAATTATTTTTGATCTATCCAACGCGTGTCTGGGGGTAATGAGTTCAATTGTGGTTGCGGCCAACATGATTGAAAACAATGTAGTTAAACATGCGCTTATCGTATCCGGTGAGAACGGCAGCCCTTTACTGTTACAAACGATCGAACAATTATTAAAAGATGATAATCTTACAAGAAAAAGTATAAAAAAATATATTGCGAATTTAACCATCGGTTCTGCCGCTGTCGCTTATACGGTTTCTCACAAAGATGATGTAAATGGCGGGCATTTGCTTTTGGGTGGAGCATCTCTTGCCGATTCTTCGGCCAATGTTCTTTGCCACGGCGATGGTAATACATCATCGCTGATGATGGAAACCGATTCCGAGGAGCTGATGCAATCCGGCGTCGCCCTGGCTAAAAAAACATGGGAAGAAACAAAACGAGAACTGGGATGGACGAATGAAGATGTTGATTGCTTTGTCGGTCATCAGGTCGGTGTGGCACATGAAACTCTTTTGAAACAGACATTAAAACTCGAGAATTGTCCCACCTTCACCACTTATCAATATCTGGGGAACACCGGAGCGTCGGCTCTGCCCATTACACTCAATATTTTTGACGAACAAAAAGGTATTCCTCAGGGAAGCAACGTTGGTTTGCTGGGCATCGGGTCAGGCCTTAATTCAGTAATGCTGGGGGTGAAGTGGTAA
- a CDS encoding phytoene dehydrogenase, which produces MASYDTIIIGAGMSGLAAGIRLAMFDQKVCILERHKVPGGLNSYYERLDRKLDVGLHAMTNFARRGERGRPLTKLLKQLRIPYEKLELSQQHFSRIVFPENQLSFSNDPQLLAVEIGKTFPHQKDNFARLLDIVINFDDVNLNNQYQSAKGKVREIISDENLLEMIFCPLLIYGSAWENDMDFSQFVIMFKSIYLEGFSRPKNGVRAIINLLIEKYLQLGGELRLGAGIKKIDIENGVVRSVILDNGEIIQSNKVMSSIGLPETMNIVSEKQERPATGAMSFTETILFFDKKPCDAGIQETIVFYNDNEKYDYKRPPTLCDFRSAVICFPNNFSYDDQNEGVIRVTYIANFEKWNELDRETYLLRKKTVRKESLALITKLFPEFKAKLLYCDVFTPRTIMRYTGHIKGAVYGSTQKVRDGRTAIKNLFICGTDQGFLGIVGAMLSGISMANLHCLMNGDKA; this is translated from the coding sequence CGGGGCTGGCGGCCGGGATCAGGCTGGCGATGTTTGATCAAAAGGTCTGCATTCTGGAAAGACATAAAGTTCCCGGAGGTCTTAATTCCTATTATGAACGCCTGGACAGAAAGCTGGATGTTGGATTGCATGCCATGACCAATTTTGCCCGCCGGGGCGAAAGAGGGCGGCCTTTGACAAAATTGCTTAAACAACTAAGAATTCCTTATGAAAAATTGGAATTATCGCAACAGCATTTCTCGCGAATCGTATTTCCCGAAAATCAACTTTCTTTCTCTAATGATCCTCAATTGCTCGCGGTAGAAATCGGAAAAACTTTTCCTCATCAGAAGGATAATTTTGCCAGGCTTCTCGATATTGTAATAAACTTTGATGATGTTAATTTAAATAACCAGTATCAAAGCGCGAAAGGAAAAGTCAGGGAGATTATTTCCGATGAGAATTTACTCGAGATGATTTTCTGTCCCTTGCTGATTTACGGAAGCGCGTGGGAAAACGACATGGATTTTTCTCAATTCGTCATCATGTTCAAAAGCATTTATCTGGAAGGTTTCAGCAGGCCTAAAAATGGAGTTCGCGCCATCATCAATCTCCTTATCGAAAAGTACTTACAACTCGGCGGAGAGCTGAGGCTGGGAGCGGGCATTAAAAAGATCGATATTGAAAATGGCGTCGTTAGAAGTGTAATTCTGGACAATGGAGAAATAATCCAATCAAATAAAGTCATGTCTTCCATTGGCTTGCCGGAAACGATGAATATTGTTTCTGAAAAGCAGGAACGTCCCGCGACCGGCGCGATGAGTTTCACGGAAACAATATTATTTTTTGATAAGAAGCCTTGCGATGCGGGGATTCAAGAGACAATTGTATTTTACAATGATAATGAGAAATATGATTACAAGCGGCCGCCAACTCTCTGTGATTTCCGCAGCGCCGTTATTTGTTTTCCTAACAATTTTAGTTATGACGACCAGAACGAAGGAGTGATTCGGGTCACTTATATTGCCAATTTTGAGAAATGGAATGAATTAGATAGAGAAACGTATCTTTTAAGAAAAAAAACAGTACGTAAAGAATCTCTGGCATTAATTACAAAATTATTTCCTGAATTTAAGGCTAAATTGCTTTATTGTGATGTTTTCACTCCGCGGACAATCATGCGTTACACGGGCCATATTAAAGGTGCTGTTTACGGAAGTACTCAAAAAGTCAGAGACGGCAGAACAGCTATTAAAAATCTTTTCATCTGCGGTACAGACCAGGGCTTTTTAGGAATAGTTGGCGCCATGCTCAGCGGCATTTCTATGGCCAATCTTCATTGCCTGATGAATGGAGATAAGGCATGA
- a CDS encoding 3-beta hydroxysteroid dehydrogenase yields MNVLVTGAGGFLGTHLSEGLLSKGHKVWNFSRTKHPQLEAMGVDTLCGDLRDETAVAKAFRGMDVVFHVASRVGIWGKYKDFYQTNVVGTENVIKSCRINGITKLIYTSTPSVVFDWGDLCGADEAAPYSRRFHGHYAKTKAIAEQLVLQANDDKLSTVALRPHLIFGPDDPHLVPRLLNAAKQGRLKIVGTGKNLVDVTYIQNAVDAHLLAFEKLSPESALAGQAYFIGQERPVVLWDFINEILSRHNLPRITKKVPEAVAFSVGLFCESWYRFFRIKGEPPMTRFVSLQFSRSHYFSHQKANDDFGYMPSISIEQALDLTAGK; encoded by the coding sequence ATGAATGTCTTAGTTACCGGAGCGGGTGGTTTTTTGGGGACTCATTTGTCAGAGGGTCTTTTGTCCAAGGGACATAAGGTATGGAATTTCAGCCGAACAAAACATCCGCAACTTGAAGCGATGGGGGTTGATACCCTTTGCGGCGACCTGAGGGACGAGACCGCTGTTGCTAAAGCTTTCCGGGGAATGGACGTTGTCTTTCATGTTGCTTCCCGTGTCGGTATTTGGGGGAAATATAAAGATTTCTATCAGACAAATGTTGTCGGTACTGAAAATGTCATTAAATCGTGCCGGATTAATGGAATAACAAAGTTAATATATACGAGCACGCCCAGTGTTGTTTTTGATTGGGGTGATTTATGCGGAGCGGATGAGGCAGCGCCCTATTCCAGGAGGTTTCATGGCCACTATGCCAAAACCAAGGCAATTGCCGAACAGCTGGTCTTGCAGGCCAATGATGATAAATTAAGCACTGTTGCCCTGAGACCGCATTTGATATTCGGACCTGACGATCCGCACCTCGTTCCCCGTTTGCTCAATGCGGCAAAGCAGGGAAGACTGAAGATAGTCGGAACCGGCAAGAATCTTGTTGATGTTACCTATATACAAAACGCAGTTGATGCGCATCTGCTGGCTTTCGAGAAATTATCTCCCGAATCGGCTTTAGCGGGACAGGCTTATTTTATCGGTCAGGAGCGGCCTGTTGTCCTTTGGGATTTCATTAACGAAATTTTGTCGCGTCACAATCTTCCCCGGATAACGAAGAAAGTGCCTGAAGCCGTCGCTTTTAGTGTTGGATTATTTTGTGAATCTTGGTATAGATTTTTTAGGATTAAAGGGGAACCGCCGATGACGCGTTTTGTGTCACTGCAATTTTCACGCTCCCATTACTTCTCCCATCAAAAGGCTAATGATGATTTTGGTTATATGCCCAGTATATCTATAGAACAAGCACTGGATCTGACAGCAGGAAAATAA
- a CDS encoding alpha/beta hydrolase, translated as MHYIDEGQGKPMLLLHGNPTWSFYYRNLIAAFSSSHRVVVPDHIGCGLSDKPQDYEYTLKQHIDNLETLVSRLELKDFVLIVHDWGGPIGFGLLERHPDLVKKIVILNTAAYISPVIAFQINMCRIPILAEQVIRRLNGFALTATYMAVAKKMSPEIRKGYLYPYDNYKNRIAIARFVADIPMNPNHRSYQTLKNIELSLSKHHCPCLILWGKRDFCFHDYFLHRWMEIYPHAAVKTFESAGHYVLEDAGDEIIKELKKFL; from the coding sequence ATGCATTATATCGATGAAGGTCAGGGGAAGCCAATGCTCTTGCTTCACGGCAATCCTACATGGTCCTTTTATTACAGAAATCTTATTGCCGCATTTTCTTCCTCCCACAGAGTAGTTGTTCCTGATCATATCGGCTGCGGCCTATCAGATAAACCGCAGGATTATGAATATACATTAAAGCAGCACATCGATAATCTGGAGACGCTTGTTTCGCGGTTAGAACTAAAAGATTTTGTTCTGATTGTTCACGACTGGGGTGGTCCTATTGGTTTTGGACTTTTAGAACGGCATCCTGATTTGGTTAAAAAAATAGTTATTCTCAATACCGCCGCCTATATATCCCCGGTTATCGCCTTCCAGATAAATATGTGCAGGATTCCTATTCTGGCTGAGCAGGTAATTCGCCGATTAAATGGATTCGCGCTTACCGCTACTTACATGGCCGTAGCCAAAAAAATGTCACCGGAGATAAGAAAAGGATACCTGTACCCTTATGACAATTATAAAAATCGCATCGCTATAGCGCGATTTGTCGCCGATATTCCCATGAATCCCAATCATCGCAGTTATCAGACATTAAAAAACATAGAGCTATCACTTTCCAAACATCATTGTCCGTGTCTTATTCTCTGGGGGAAGCGGGATTTCTGTTTTCACGATTATTTTCTTCATCGCTGGATGGAGATTTATCCTCACGCTGCAGTAAAAACATTTGAGTCTGCCGGACATTATGTGTTGGAGGATGCCGGAGACGAAATAATAAAAGAATTGAAAAAGTTTCTATAG